A window of Juglans regia cultivar Chandler chromosome 7, Walnut 2.0, whole genome shotgun sequence contains these coding sequences:
- the LOC109020343 gene encoding uncharacterized protein LOC109020343, with product MVDDVPWIVVGDFNSIKEDDGEQLGGHPRPLSAMAEFNSCIHKCGLVELNYSGCKMSWCNGHRGTSRSWACLDRALSNTALIRCLPQVLMEYLKWKSSDHCPMLINFVRDMTGYGPYPFCGEVHGTGLIRLAAKLKRFKSALKVWNKEVFGRVDHAIKVLEECMEFLECQLQDGHVPDVECEYLRSKVELELWEHREEIRLAQQAKRKWLKECDQNTRFFHDFENQRRKSSAINRMVLPNVVVLETPKMVHMEALNYFQNFLTEEGLNVIP from the exons ATGGTGGATGATGTACCTTGGATTGTGGTTGGCGATTTCAACTCTATCAAAGAGGATGATGGTGAGCAGTTAGGAGGACATCCAAGGCCTTTATCGGCAATGGCAGAGTTTAATTCTTGCATTCATAAATGTGGCCTAGTGGAGTTGAATTATAGTGGCTGTAAAATGTCGTGGTGCAATGGACATAGGGGTACATCGCGGAGTTGGGCGTGCCTTGACAGAGCCCTTTCGAATACTGCATTGATCCGATGCTTGCCACAGGTTCTTATGGAGTACCTAAAATGGAAATCCTCTGATCATTGTCCAATGTTGATAAATTTTGTTAGAGATATGACTGGATATGGCCCTTATCCATTCTG TGGGGAGGTCCATGGGACGGGTCTGATTCGGTTAGCAGCCAAACTTAAGAGGTTTAAATCGGCTCTTAAAGTTTGGAACAAAGAAGTATTTGGTCGGGTGGACCATGCGATCAAGGTCTTAGAAGAGTGCATGGAATTTCTTGAATGTCAACTACAGGATGGACATGTCCCGGATGTGGAATGTGAGTATTTACGTTCTAAAGTTGAATTGGAGTTATGGGAGCATAGAGAAGAAATTCGGTTGGCACAGCAGGCAAAGAGGAAGTGGCTCAAAGAATGTGACCAGAATACGAgattttttcatgattttgaGAATCAACGTAGGAAATCTTCGGCTATTAATAGAATGGTGTTACCGAATGTGGTGGTCTTGGAAACTCCGAAAATGGTTCACATGGAAGCACTTAATTATTTTCAGAACTTCCTTACAGAAGAGGGGCTGAATGTTATTCCATAA